A genomic region of Chryseobacterium sp. KACC 21268 contains the following coding sequences:
- a CDS encoding PH domain-containing protein — protein MKVYKSRRDWIYGSIFLGITLLFAVILVSSYFDSDFWDWMWMVFILVGIDLIILINFFFIKIKIKDEELMVSVIYNVFKINIFKITKIRIGETMWSGFHKCGTATGGLIIFSKNKNDLYITPENQDEFLEELLKVNRHIIIEDVRK, from the coding sequence ATGAAAGTTTACAAAAGCAGAAGAGACTGGATTTATGGTTCTATATTTTTGGGAATCACTTTGCTTTTTGCTGTCATTTTGGTTTCATCTTATTTCGACAGCGACTTTTGGGATTGGATGTGGATGGTTTTTATTTTAGTTGGAATCGATTTGATAATATTAATCAATTTTTTCTTTATTAAAATTAAAATCAAAGATGAAGAATTGATGGTTAGCGTCATCTATAATGTTTTCAAAATCAATATTTTCAAAATCACGAAAATCAGAATCGGAGAAACAATGTGGAGCGGATTTCATAAATGTGGAACTGCAACGGGCGGACTGATTATCTTTTCGAAAAATAAAAATGACCTTTACATTACACCCGAAAATCAAGATGAATTTTTGGAGGAATTGCTAAAAGTCAATCGTCACATCATTATTGAAGATGTCAGGAAATAG
- a CDS encoding Crp/Fnr family transcriptional regulator: MKNFRRFIENFIPDKNTNWDYIESLIWVRELKKGEIISHQDKVEDYVSFISHGIARIYHEGDWKQTTVDIRFENNFVSSYDSFLSRLPSKYTVDAVTDIKLLSIHYDDIQKIYKQTESGNLIARKITEQNFLIKEKRQFNLLTKTPTEYYQFLIENFPKYIDQIPLNYIASYIGVTPQALSRIRKNLNL; encoded by the coding sequence ATGAAGAATTTCAGACGTTTTATAGAAAACTTCATTCCTGATAAAAATACAAATTGGGATTACATAGAAAGCTTAATTTGGGTCCGGGAGCTAAAAAAGGGAGAAATTATTAGTCATCAAGACAAGGTTGAAGATTATGTGAGTTTCATTTCTCATGGAATTGCAAGAATCTATCACGAGGGTGATTGGAAACAAACAACTGTAGATATTAGATTTGAAAATAATTTTGTCAGTTCATACGACTCATTCCTGTCCAGACTTCCGTCCAAGTACACGGTAGATGCTGTGACAGACATCAAATTACTGTCAATCCATTACGATGACATTCAGAAGATTTATAAACAGACAGAGTCCGGAAATTTGATTGCACGAAAAATTACGGAGCAAAATTTTCTGATCAAAGAAAAAAGACAGTTCAATCTTTTGACCAAAACGCCAACAGAATACTATCAGTTTCTCATTGAAAACTTCCCGAAGTACATAGATCAGATTCCACTCAATTACATTGCGTCTTACATCGGCGTCACGCCACAAGCCTTGAGCAGAATTAGAAAAAATTTGAATTTATAG
- a CDS encoding M23 family metallopeptidase gives MKQIFIFLILLPVFFFSQESPNLKFDKYNDKNTIVIFADNEEICPVSVEYEYTGENIKSSLANKQIIVVPGNAKRFTITRIDQQNKTKAYNFSYKVRYAFGDVNAKPSDIEEIYWLPFATNKTESIYQGYNGKFSHQNSYSLDFSHKLGSEVYAARSGKIVITKSDSDQSCLTKDCAKYNNKIIILHDDGTFAEYVHLKKNGVIVNNGDEIKQGQLIGYSGNTGWSKGPHLHFSVFTNTIDGERTYYKTKFKVKESPNPIYLQEKGKYTRNY, from the coding sequence ATGAAACAGATTTTTATATTTCTAATATTGTTACCAGTATTTTTCTTCTCTCAAGAATCACCAAACTTGAAGTTTGACAAATACAACGACAAGAATACCATTGTGATCTTTGCAGACAATGAGGAAATCTGCCCAGTGAGTGTGGAATATGAATATACAGGAGAAAATATAAAATCTAGTTTAGCAAACAAGCAGATCATTGTAGTTCCCGGAAATGCGAAAAGATTTACAATCACGAGGATCGATCAGCAAAATAAAACGAAAGCCTATAACTTCAGCTACAAAGTCCGTTATGCTTTTGGTGATGTGAATGCTAAGCCTTCTGACATAGAAGAAATATACTGGCTTCCTTTTGCGACGAATAAAACGGAATCCATCTACCAAGGTTATAATGGGAAATTTTCTCATCAGAATAGTTACTCATTAGATTTCAGTCACAAATTGGGCTCGGAAGTTTATGCCGCAAGAAGTGGAAAAATAGTGATCACAAAGTCCGATTCCGACCAATCTTGTTTAACAAAAGACTGTGCAAAATATAACAATAAGATCATCATCCTACACGATGATGGCACCTTTGCCGAATATGTTCATCTCAAAAAAAATGGCGTTATTGTCAATAATGGTGATGAGATAAAACAAGGTCAACTTATAGGATACAGCGGAAATACAGGTTGGAGCAAAGGTCCGCACCTTCATTTTTCAGTTTTTACAAATACGATTGATGGCGAGCGAACTTACTATAAAACAAAATTTAAAGTAAAAGAAAGCCCCAATCCGATCTACTTGCAGGAGAAAGGAAAATATACACGAAATTATTAA
- a CDS encoding Gfo/Idh/MocA family oxidoreductase, whose product MRKIKTALLAYGGSGKLFHAPFFEVHEGYELLGAYERSKKLIQQDYPEVTSFDSLEAVLESDAELVVVNTPIDTHFEFTKKVLEAGKNALVEKAFTTTSEEAEELHKLAKEKKLKLCVYQNRRYDSDFKTVKKVLDEDYLGEIVEAEIRFERYNPELSPKAWKENGNPGASILMDLGSHIIDQALTLFGYPEKVFADIRRTRENTQIDDYFDILLYYPDKRVRLKSSYFVKEPTPAYVFHGKKGSFLKHRGDVQEDELKLGKVPNRENWGTEPEEKTGLLVYNDRVVHFPTFQGNYLNFCDDLYDSIVNDKKVPVTAKQAFHTMKVIEAAKESSEKGKIAVL is encoded by the coding sequence ATGAGAAAAATAAAAACAGCTTTGTTGGCTTACGGCGGTTCCGGGAAATTGTTTCACGCACCGTTTTTCGAAGTTCACGAAGGTTACGAATTATTGGGCGCTTATGAACGAAGCAAGAAATTAATCCAGCAAGATTATCCGGAAGTCACGAGCTTTGATTCTCTCGAAGCCGTTCTGGAAAGCGATGCTGAATTGGTTGTGGTGAATACGCCAATCGACACACATTTCGAATTTACAAAGAAAGTTTTGGAAGCTGGGAAAAATGCTTTGGTGGAGAAAGCTTTTACGACAACTTCTGAGGAAGCTGAGGAACTGCACAAACTGGCGAAAGAGAAAAAACTAAAACTCTGTGTTTATCAAAACCGAAGATATGACAGCGATTTCAAAACTGTGAAAAAGGTTTTGGATGAGGATTATCTTGGCGAAATTGTGGAAGCAGAAATCCGTTTTGAAAGATACAATCCGGAACTGAGCCCGAAAGCGTGGAAAGAAAATGGAAATCCCGGCGCAAGTATTTTGATGGATTTGGGTTCGCATATCATCGACCAGGCTTTGACTTTGTTCGGTTATCCTGAGAAAGTTTTTGCGGATATCAGAAGGACGAGAGAGAATACGCAGATTGATGATTATTTTGATATTTTGCTTTATTATCCTGACAAACGTGTGAGATTGAAATCCAGTTATTTCGTGAAAGAACCAACGCCAGCTTATGTTTTCCACGGCAAGAAAGGAAGTTTCCTGAAACACCGTGGCGACGTGCAAGAAGATGAATTGAAATTGGGAAAAGTTCCGAATCGAGAGAATTGGGGAACGGAGCCGGAAGAGAAAACCGGACTTTTAGTTTACAATGATAGAGTTGTCCACTTCCCTACTTTTCAAGGGAATTATCTTAATTTTTGTGATGACCTTTATGATTCGATTGTGAATGACAAGAAAGTTCCTGTAACGGCGAAACAAGCTTTTCATACGATGAAAGTGATTGAAGCGGCGAAGGAAAGTTCGGAGAAAGGGAAAATTGCTGTTTTGTAA
- a CDS encoding Gfo/Idh/MocA family oxidoreductase, with protein MIKAGLVGAGHLGKIHLRLLNQSEKYELVGFHDKDAENGRKLEAEFGYKYFESLEELLNEIEMLDIVTPTLYHYDYALKAIEKGIHFFIEKPVTQTLEQAEEILQKCNEFGIKAQVGHVERYNPAFIGAKDYIKNPMFIEIHRLAEFNPRGTDVSVVLDLMIHDLDILLSLVKSKVKLIHASGVSVVSKTPDICNARIEFENGCVANLTTSRISMKAMRKSRFFQQDAYVSVDFLEKKSEVIRMKPAPENPSDFDMIIENAEGEKNQILFEYPNIQPNNAILDELESFANAIQYDVPVQVSLEDGTEALKVALEIMRLIQK; from the coding sequence ATGATAAAAGCCGGACTTGTGGGCGCGGGACATTTGGGGAAAATCCATTTGCGATTGTTGAATCAATCTGAGAAGTACGAACTCGTTGGTTTCCACGACAAAGACGCAGAAAACGGCCGAAAACTGGAAGCGGAATTCGGTTATAAATATTTTGAAAGTTTAGAAGAACTTTTGAACGAAATCGAAATGTTGGATATTGTGACGCCAACGCTTTACCATTATGATTACGCATTAAAAGCGATTGAAAAAGGCATCCATTTTTTCATTGAAAAACCTGTGACGCAAACGCTGGAACAGGCGGAAGAAATTCTTCAAAAATGCAACGAGTTTGGAATCAAGGCGCAGGTTGGTCACGTTGAACGTTATAATCCAGCTTTTATTGGTGCGAAAGATTATATTAAAAATCCAATGTTCATCGAGATTCATAGACTTGCGGAATTCAATCCAAGAGGGACGGATGTTTCTGTGGTTTTGGATTTGATGATTCACGATTTGGATATTTTGCTGAGTCTGGTGAAGTCGAAAGTGAAGTTGATTCACGCCAGTGGTGTTTCGGTTGTGAGCAAAACGCCGGACATTTGCAACGCGAGAATTGAGTTTGAAAACGGTTGTGTTGCGAATTTGACGACGTCCAGAATCTCAATGAAAGCGATGCGGAAATCGAGATTTTTCCAGCAAGATGCTTATGTTTCCGTCGATTTCTTGGAAAAAAAATCGGAAGTTATCCGAATGAAACCGGCGCCGGAAAATCCATCCGACTTTGATATGATCATCGAAAATGCGGAAGGCGAAAAAAACCAAATCCTTTTCGAATATCCAAACATTCAGCCGAATAATGCGATTCTTGATGAGTTGGAAAGTTTTGCCAATGCTATCCAATATGATGTTCCCGTTCAGGTTTCTTTGGAAGATGGAACGGAGGCTTTGAAGGTGGCGCTGGAGATTATGAGGTTGATTCAGAAATAA
- a CDS encoding ketoacyl-ACP synthase III, which produces MQKIRAYIKGTGSYVPPKILKNEFFEKVGSSDEWIFKNLGIRERRIAEGEVTSDLAYKAGLKALENTDVKPENIDLIIVATSTPDRQAPSTACFVQEKMNAPQAVAFDISAVCSGGLYGIAIGCQFIETGMYKNVLVIGADTFSTITDWERKDSVFFGDGAGAILLSATTEDKGFFDFKLHADGTGKYHFNIPAGGSEMPASEETLKQKLHYFQMNGKEVFETATRVLPETIDEILEANKMTSDNVDWVIPHQPSIRILQETARKTNIPFEKVMTNMDKYANTSGGTIPIVLDETYKSGKVKPGNILLFAAVGSGWTWGTALYKA; this is translated from the coding sequence ATGCAGAAAATAAGAGCTTACATTAAAGGAACAGGCTCGTACGTTCCACCAAAAATTTTAAAAAATGAATTTTTCGAAAAAGTAGGTTCGTCCGATGAATGGATTTTCAAGAATCTCGGAATCAGAGAACGCAGAATCGCGGAAGGAGAAGTCACCAGCGATTTGGCCTACAAAGCCGGACTCAAGGCGTTGGAAAACACCGATGTAAAACCAGAAAATATTGATTTAATAATAGTCGCCACTTCAACGCCTGACCGTCAAGCACCATCAACCGCTTGTTTCGTGCAGGAAAAAATGAATGCGCCACAAGCGGTTGCCTTCGATATTTCGGCAGTTTGCTCAGGCGGACTTTATGGAATCGCAATCGGTTGCCAATTCATAGAAACCGGAATGTACAAGAATGTTTTGGTTATCGGCGCGGATACTTTTTCGACGATTACGGATTGGGAAAGAAAAGATTCAGTTTTCTTTGGAGACGGTGCAGGTGCGATTTTGTTATCTGCAACAACTGAAGACAAAGGCTTTTTCGATTTCAAACTGCACGCAGACGGAACTGGGAAATATCATTTTAATATTCCAGCAGGAGGTTCGGAAATGCCGGCTTCTGAAGAAACTTTAAAACAGAAACTTCATTATTTCCAAATGAATGGAAAAGAAGTTTTTGAAACTGCCACTCGTGTTTTACCAGAAACAATCGACGAAATCTTGGAAGCAAACAAAATGACTTCTGACAATGTAGATTGGGTAATTCCACATCAGCCAAGCATCAGGATTCTTCAGGAAACAGCGAGAAAAACCAATATTCCGTTCGAAAAAGTGATGACTAATATGGACAAATACGCCAACACTTCCGGCGGAACAATCCCAATAGTCCTTGATGAAACCTACAAGAGTGGAAAAGTAAAACCTGGAAATATCTTGCTTTTTGCAGCTGTTGGTTCGGGTTGGACTTGGGGAACTGCGCTTTATAAGGCATAA
- the mazG gene encoding nucleoside triphosphate pyrophosphohydrolase, with product MNTREEKMEAFGRLLDIMDDLREKCPWDRKQTLESLRHLTLEETYELSDAILNNDLLDIKKEIGDVLLHLVFYAKIGSEKESFDIADVINSLNEKLIFRHPHIYGDAVAEDEEAVKQNWEKLKLKEGNKSVLEGVPKSLPPIIKAYRIQDKVKGIGFEFDSAEDAWAKVEEELEEFHAETEADKKEQELGDVFFSLINYARISGLNADTALERTNSKFISRFQKMEEIARSKNLNLSDLNLVEMDELWEEAKKEIGL from the coding sequence ATGAACACACGAGAGGAAAAAATGGAGGCTTTTGGAAGGCTTCTCGATATTATGGATGATTTGCGGGAAAAATGCCCTTGGGACAGGAAGCAGACCTTGGAAAGTTTGCGCCATCTGACGCTTGAGGAAACTTACGAATTGTCTGACGCAATATTGAATAATGACCTTTTGGACATCAAAAAAGAGATTGGCGATGTGCTTCTGCATTTGGTTTTCTATGCGAAAATTGGTTCTGAGAAAGAGAGTTTTGATATTGCTGATGTCATTAATTCTTTGAATGAAAAATTGATTTTCCGTCATCCACATATTTACGGCGATGCTGTTGCGGAAGATGAGGAAGCTGTGAAGCAAAATTGGGAAAAACTGAAATTGAAGGAAGGGAATAAGTCCGTGTTGGAAGGTGTTCCGAAGAGTTTGCCTCCGATTATCAAGGCTTACAGGATTCAGGATAAAGTGAAGGGAATCGGTTTTGAATTTGATTCTGCGGAAGATGCGTGGGCAAAAGTGGAAGAGGAGCTGGAGGAATTTCACGCGGAAACTGAGGCTGATAAAAAAGAACAGGAGTTGGGCGATGTGTTTTTCTCTTTGATTAATTATGCGAGAATTTCGGGTTTGAATGCTGATACAGCTTTGGAGCGAACGAATTCGAAATTCATTTCCAGATTTCAGAAAATGGAAGAGATTGCGAGGTCAAAAAACCTTAACCTTTCCGATTTGAATCTTGTGGAAATGGATGAACTTTGGGAAGAGGCAAAGAAAGAAATAGGCCTATAA
- a CDS encoding protein-L-isoaspartate(D-aspartate) O-methyltransferase — translation MRDTYVHKGKRKQLMDYLHQKIGITDGFVLSAMNEVPRHLFIESVFEDYAYEDRAFPILAKQTISHPSTVAEQTELLEVEEGEKILEIGTGCGYQTAVLIKMKALVYTIERQKDLFDFSHKLFKELDLRPKFQSFGDGFAGLPTFAPFDKVLVTCGAEVLPTELLKQLKVGGKMVIPLGKTDEQILYRFTKISDTQFEKEEFGVYKFVPMLQNKSH, via the coding sequence ATGAGAGATACTTACGTTCACAAAGGGAAAAGAAAACAATTAATGGATTATCTTCATCAGAAGATTGGAATCACGGATGGTTTTGTTTTGTCTGCGATGAACGAGGTTCCAAGGCATCTTTTCATAGAAAGTGTTTTTGAGGATTATGCGTACGAAGACCGCGCTTTTCCGATTTTGGCGAAGCAGACGATTTCTCATCCGTCAACTGTTGCGGAACAAACCGAATTGTTGGAAGTTGAAGAAGGCGAAAAAATCCTTGAGATTGGAACTGGTTGCGGTTATCAGACGGCGGTTCTTATAAAAATGAAAGCTTTGGTTTACACAATTGAACGTCAAAAAGACCTGTTCGATTTTTCTCATAAACTTTTCAAAGAATTGGATTTGCGTCCTAAGTTCCAGAGTTTTGGTGATGGATTTGCGGGTTTGCCAACGTTTGCGCCTTTTGATAAAGTGTTGGTAACTTGTGGTGCGGAAGTTTTACCCACCGAATTGTTGAAACAATTGAAAGTCGGAGGAAAGATGGTGATTCCGCTCGGGAAAACCGATGAACAGATTCTTTACCGATTTACGAAGATTTCGGATACACAGTTTGAGAAAGAGGAATTTGGGGTTTACAAGTTTGTTCCGATGTTGCAAAATAAGTCACACTGA
- a CDS encoding SDR family oxidoreductase, producing the protein MLENQTFLITGIADENSLAMKTAEKILENNGKVVCTGLGVTPFHNNLSEKAAGFLNKNYEDFESACKKVLGNDVYTAPLDVTLPESLKFLAEDLKSKDIQLNGFLHAIAMDKTIRNKSVKPMLEVTAEEFNDTMNVSAFSLISLCHALLSNGVLQRGSSIVSLSYIAAEKVSFFPYINMSIAKAALERLTIEMAYELGKEYGIRANAIRFSPYMGSKAGNATLKIEDVERADRISPLGNALPEDLAHEIVHLFRKETRITGEIRHVDGGFHIMG; encoded by the coding sequence ATGTTAGAAAATCAAACTTTCTTGATTACAGGAATTGCAGATGAAAATTCTTTGGCGATGAAAACCGCTGAGAAAATATTAGAAAACAACGGAAAAGTCGTTTGCACAGGTTTGGGCGTCACACCTTTCCACAACAATCTTTCGGAAAAAGCAGCAGGATTTCTCAATAAAAACTATGAGGATTTTGAATCGGCCTGTAAGAAAGTTTTAGGAAATGATGTTTACACCGCACCTTTGGATGTGACGCTTCCAGAAAGTTTAAAGTTCCTTGCTGAGGATTTGAAAAGTAAAGATATTCAGCTGAATGGATTTCTTCACGCAATTGCGATGGACAAAACCATCCGAAACAAATCTGTAAAACCGATGCTGGAAGTAACGGCTGAGGAATTCAATGATACGATGAATGTTTCGGCGTTTTCGCTGATTTCTTTATGTCACGCTTTGTTGTCCAATGGTGTTTTACAAAGAGGTTCTTCGATTGTTTCGTTGAGTTATATCGCAGCAGAAAAAGTCTCGTTTTTCCCTTACATCAATATGAGTATTGCAAAAGCCGCGCTCGAAAGGCTAACGATTGAAATGGCTTATGAATTAGGAAAAGAATACGGAATCCGCGCCAACGCCATCAGATTTTCACCTTATATGGGAAGCAAGGCCGGAAACGCAACGCTGAAAATTGAAGATGTTGAAAGAGCTGACAGAATCAGTCCGCTTGGGAATGCATTACCTGAAGATTTGGCGCACGAGATTGTTCATCTGTTCAGAAAAGAAACGAGAATCACTGGCGAGATCCGTCACGTGGATGGTGGTTTTCATATTATGGGATAA
- a CDS encoding DNA adenine methylase, which translates to MNYIGSKNKLSDFIKQTVYKVVDKDLSNKIFCDLFAGTGIVGRNFKAGTKKVISNDFEFYSYVLNRNYVGNHQKFNDEDLIAELNSTEGKSGFISEEYSENGKSERLYFSEENGKKIDVIRQKIEDWKISGKIDENQYYFLLCSLLEAADKIANTASVYGAFLKQIKKSAQKKLEIIPSVFELTENAHDVYNEDSNSLIQKIEGDILYLDPPYNARQYGANYHLLNTIAKYDNFSPKGKTGLRDYQKSKYCSKPEVLKTFEDLIENAKFQHIFLSYNNEGLMAESDIKKILSKFGKYDIFTTEYQRFRADKENNRNHKASKTTEYLYYLEKK; encoded by the coding sequence ATGAATTACATCGGTTCCAAAAACAAACTTTCGGATTTCATCAAACAAACCGTTTATAAAGTTGTTGACAAAGATTTATCCAACAAAATATTTTGCGATCTCTTTGCAGGAACCGGGATTGTCGGACGGAATTTCAAAGCGGGAACGAAGAAAGTTATCAGCAATGATTTTGAATTTTACAGCTACGTTCTGAACAGAAACTATGTCGGAAATCATCAGAAATTTAATGATGAAGATTTGATTGCTGAATTGAATTCGACAGAAGGTAAATCTGGTTTTATCTCAGAGGAATATTCGGAGAATGGGAAATCGGAAAGGCTTTATTTTTCGGAAGAAAACGGGAAGAAAATAGATGTGATCCGACAAAAAATTGAAGATTGGAAAATCTCTGGGAAAATAGATGAAAATCAATATTATTTTCTGCTGTGTTCACTTTTGGAAGCTGCTGATAAAATTGCCAACACGGCTTCAGTTTACGGCGCTTTCCTTAAACAAATTAAAAAATCCGCTCAGAAAAAACTGGAAATTATTCCTTCCGTTTTTGAATTGACTGAAAATGCACACGATGTTTATAACGAAGACAGCAACTCATTAATACAAAAAATAGAAGGCGATATTCTGTATCTCGATCCGCCTTACAACGCCCGTCAATACGGCGCCAACTATCATCTTTTGAACACGATTGCGAAATACGACAACTTCTCTCCGAAAGGAAAAACGGGACTTCGGGATTATCAAAAATCAAAATACTGCAGCAAACCAGAAGTTTTGAAAACCTTTGAAGACCTTATTGAAAACGCGAAATTCCAGCATATTTTCCTGAGCTATAACAATGAAGGATTGATGGCTGAAAGCGATATTAAAAAGATACTTTCAAAATTCGGGAAATATGATATATTTACAACCGAGTATCAGCGTTTCCGTGCAGATAAGGAAAACAACCGAAATCATAAAGCTTCGAAAACGACTGAGTATCTTTATTATCTGGAGAAAAAGTAA